The Treponema pectinovorum genome includes a window with the following:
- a CDS encoding NAD(P)H-hydrate dehydratase: MQRVFKDTRILDAACQKNFLLSEDVMMENAASALESEIRLNSKNDEKIFVFCGGGNNGADGYALARRISGDYAIKIVQCAKPKSNMCILQFERAKNCGIEFIELENFFNQRIDDFDVAVDCIFGSGFYGDFLDETGKLIAKALDFINDSNCLKIACDVPTGIRADGSLALSVFRADSTVTMGAQKLCLHSDFAKDYVGKIKLCNLGISRELFETCTENSNDKIKGNPSKTYLLEEGDLIFPHRNKTFVNKGSFGCACIACGKMKGAAIIAAKACFSFGAGLVTIVNRNENFVDENDFSFPPELLISKEIPSKITSLALGMGLGFDEDTIKFYVDFIINNPKIPVVLDADILYSPYITQILEQRPEGCVLTPHPKEFSSLLEICSLGKYSIEECILNRVELAQKFCEKYEGAVLLAKGSNPVICRYSKNEALLFVNTLGSNSLAKGGSGDVLSGLICSLLAQGWDSLDAAKNASLAHSLASTRIKNDFALTPQKLIEKICEL, from the coding sequence ATGCAAAGAGTTTTTAAAGATACAAGAATTTTGGACGCTGCTTGTCAGAAGAATTTTCTGCTTTCCGAAGATGTCATGATGGAAAATGCTGCTTCTGCTTTGGAAAGTGAAATAAGGCTCAATTCAAAAAATGACGAAAAAATATTTGTTTTTTGTGGCGGTGGAAACAACGGCGCAGACGGATATGCGCTTGCAAGAAGAATTTCTGGGGACTATGCAATAAAAATTGTTCAATGTGCAAAACCAAAATCAAATATGTGCATACTTCAATTTGAGCGTGCAAAAAATTGTGGGATTGAATTTATTGAATTAGAGAATTTTTTTAATCAAAGGATAGATGATTTTGATGTGGCTGTAGATTGTATCTTTGGAAGCGGCTTTTATGGAGACTTTTTAGACGAAACAGGTAAACTCATCGCAAAAGCTCTTGATTTTATTAACGATTCAAACTGTTTAAAAATTGCCTGCGATGTTCCAACTGGAATTCGAGCGGACGGAAGCCTCGCTTTGTCGGTTTTTCGTGCAGATTCAACCGTTACAATGGGTGCTCAAAAACTCTGCCTCCATAGCGATTTTGCAAAGGATTATGTTGGGAAGATTAAACTTTGCAATCTTGGAATAAGCAGAGAGCTTTTTGAAACTTGTACTGAAAATTCAAACGACAAAATAAAAGGAAATCCTTCAAAAACATATCTTTTAGAAGAAGGCGATTTAATTTTTCCGCATAGAAATAAAACTTTTGTGAACAAAGGTAGTTTTGGTTGTGCTTGCATTGCCTGTGGAAAGATGAAAGGCGCTGCAATTATCGCCGCAAAGGCTTGTTTTTCTTTTGGAGCAGGACTCGTAACTATTGTAAATCGGAACGAAAATTTTGTAGATGAAAATGATTTTTCTTTTCCACCAGAATTATTGATTTCTAAAGAAATTCCTTCAAAAATTACTTCTCTTGCTTTAGGAATGGGACTTGGTTTTGACGAAGATACGATAAAATTTTATGTAGATTTTATTATCAATAATCCAAAAATTCCTGTTGTGTTGGATGCCGATATACTTTATTCCCCTTATATAACGCAGATTTTAGAACAAAGGCCAGAAGGTTGTGTTTTAACTCCGCATCCAAAGGAATTTTCTTCTCTTTTGGAAATTTGTTCTTTAGGAAAGTACAGCATAGAAGAGTGCATCCTAAATCGTGTTGAACTTGCACAAAAATTTTGCGAAAAATACGAAGGTGCAGTTCTCTTAGCAAAAGGCTCAAATCCTGTTATATGCAGATATTCTAAAAACGAAGCTTTGCTTTTTGTAAACACGCTCGGTTCAAACTCATTGGCAAAAGGTGGAAGTGGTGATGTGCTTTCTGGGCTTATCTGTTCGCTTTTGGCTCAAGGCTGGGACAGTTTAGACGCTGCAAAAAATGCAAGCCTTGCACATTCGCTTGCAAGCACTCGCATAAAAAACGATTTTGCCTTAACACCACAAAAACTTATCGAGAAAATCTGTGAACTTTAA
- a CDS encoding MATE family efflux transporter encodes MFNSSFLNKLIWPLVVEQFLAMTIGACDTIMVSSVGEAGVSGVSLIDQLGQLVIQLFAAFATGGAVVASQYLGHKEDDEARRSAKQLLNLSVVAGLFIIAVCLPFRQHILSAIFGSIEKPIMENALTYFTWILLTMPVLGIYNSCAALCRAMGNSNISLKVSFIMNLANVTGNAILIYGFNMGVAGAGISTLVSRIIAAIMMLFILHQKKWPLYLEKIFKPELNFKLLGKILKVALPSGIENSVFHIGKTLVYSFMSGFGTVAIAANAITNTIASFSNIPGNAIGLASVTIVGHCIGADEKEQAKIYGRKMMFIAYAGMFFTAGLMFILSPLLVSAFNLTQASRDLAVIVIRSCMIANIILWPMSFTLPNILRGAGDVKYTMIVSNISMWLFRVLGSYLISNWLLHKFPENTHFALYGVWAGMYIDWLCRGVFFYVRFLGNKWLDKKVI; translated from the coding sequence ATGTTTAATTCAAGTTTCCTAAACAAGCTTATTTGGCCTTTGGTTGTAGAGCAATTTTTGGCTATGACGATTGGCGCTTGCGACACGATAATGGTTTCTTCTGTGGGAGAAGCTGGCGTAAGTGGTGTTAGCCTTATAGATCAGTTAGGGCAACTTGTTATCCAGCTTTTTGCTGCTTTTGCAACTGGAGGTGCGGTTGTTGCAAGTCAATATCTGGGGCATAAAGAGGACGATGAAGCACGCCGTTCTGCAAAGCAACTTTTAAACCTTTCCGTTGTTGCAGGGCTTTTTATCATTGCAGTGTGCCTCCCGTTTAGGCAGCATATTCTTTCTGCGATTTTTGGTTCTATCGAAAAACCCATAATGGAAAATGCGCTTACGTATTTTACATGGATTTTATTGACCATGCCAGTTTTGGGAATATACAACAGTTGTGCGGCGCTTTGTCGTGCAATGGGTAACAGCAACATAAGTTTAAAAGTCAGTTTTATAATGAACCTTGCAAATGTGACTGGAAATGCGATTTTAATTTATGGTTTTAATATGGGCGTTGCAGGGGCTGGAATTTCTACGCTTGTAAGCAGAATTATTGCAGCAATAATGATGCTGTTCATCCTTCATCAAAAAAAATGGCCGCTGTATTTAGAAAAAATATTTAAACCAGAACTCAACTTTAAACTTTTGGGGAAAATTCTAAAGGTTGCGCTTCCAAGTGGAATTGAAAATTCCGTGTTTCACATCGGAAAAACCCTCGTATATTCTTTTATGTCTGGTTTTGGAACTGTAGCGATTGCGGCAAATGCAATCACAAATACGATTGCAAGTTTTTCCAATATTCCAGGAAACGCGATTGGTTTAGCGAGCGTAACGATAGTTGGGCATTGCATTGGAGCAGACGAAAAAGAACAGGCAAAAATCTACGGAAGAAAGATGATGTTCATCGCCTACGCTGGTATGTTTTTTACAGCAGGACTGATGTTCATTCTATCGCCACTTTTGGTAAGTGCCTTTAATTTGACACAAGCGTCTCGTGACCTTGCAGTTATTGTTATAAGAAGTTGCATGATTGCAAATATAATTTTATGGCCAATGAGTTTTACCCTCCCAAATATATTGCGGGGCGCAGGCGACGTAAAATACACGATGATAGTTTCCAACATAAGCATGTGGCTTTTTAGAGTTTTAGGAAGTTATTTAATTTCAAATTGGCTTTTGCATAAATTTCCAGAAAACACCCATTTCGCTCTATACGGAGTTTGGGCTGGAATGTACATCGACTGGCTTTGTCGAGGCGTGTTTTTTTATGTAAGGTTTCTGGGCAATAAATGGTTAGACAAAAAAGTCATTTAA
- a CDS encoding mechanosensitive ion channel family protein codes for MEENLTDSSNLAFDTASHLKSIFYIDELKNYFTAENLTRIITSLISILFFWLIYRAIRHFVTSSLKKSLQKKTVLLIERGISYCFYAIISMFILGLFGIKLNTIWGAAGIAGIAIGFAAQTSISNLISGIFVVTDRAMKIGDFIEVEDVSGTVDRIGIISIKIRTMDNQEVRIPNSTIINSKLINYSGHKHRRYVFSFNVDYFADLDKVIEILLEVPKLCPSVILDEEDYAPKAFCAMLSETGVTMNLIVWGERVNFLKLKGEVCLNTINSLKAAGISIAFNRTNVNIIPQEE; via the coding sequence ATGGAAGAAAATTTGACGGATTCTTCAAATCTTGCTTTTGATACAGCAAGCCATTTAAAATCTATCTTTTACATAGATGAATTAAAAAATTATTTTACAGCAGAAAATCTTACAAGAATTATAACAAGCCTTATTTCAATCCTGTTTTTTTGGTTGATTTATCGGGCGATAAGGCATTTTGTAACAAGTTCGCTAAAAAAATCGTTACAAAAGAAAACCGTTTTGCTGATTGAGCGCGGCATAAGCTATTGTTTTTATGCGATAATCAGCATGTTCATTTTGGGTCTGTTTGGAATAAAATTGAACACAATTTGGGGTGCTGCTGGAATTGCCGGAATTGCAATCGGTTTTGCGGCTCAAACTTCCATAAGCAATCTTATAAGCGGAATTTTTGTCGTTACAGACAGGGCGATGAAAATCGGTGATTTTATTGAAGTAGAAGATGTTTCTGGCACTGTCGATAGAATCGGCATAATTTCTATAAAAATTCGCACTATGGATAATCAAGAAGTTAGAATCCCAAATTCTACTATAATAAATTCAAAACTCATAAACTATTCTGGACACAAACACAGACGCTATGTTTTCAGTTTTAATGTGGATTATTTTGCAGATTTGGATAAAGTTATAGAGATTTTGCTGGAAGTTCCAAAACTTTGCCCAAGTGTAATACTCGATGAAGAAGATTATGCGCCAAAGGCTTTTTGCGCAATGCTTAGCGAAACTGGCGTTACTATGAACCTTATAGTTTGGGGCGAAAGAGTTAATTTTTTAAAACTAAAAGGTGAAGTGTGTTTAAATACAATCAATTCTTTAAAGGCCGCTGGAATTTCAATCGCATTTAATAGAACAAATGTAAATATAATTCCTCAAGAAGAATAA
- the nth gene encoding endonuclease III yields MKLLTKEQIVEVLERFKKANPNPRAELEYVNPFTLLVSVVLSAQATDKSVNIATAPLYKIADNPQAILDLGEEKLVGYIKSIGLWKNKSKNIIALCKKLISDFGGEVPHDREKLMSLPGVGRKTANVVLNVIWGEHTMPVDTHLLRFCPKVGLAQGKNPQEVEMSLLERIPDEYMVQAHHWFLLHGRYVCTARNPKCSECILNDLCCHNEIQ; encoded by the coding sequence ATGAAACTTTTGACTAAAGAGCAAATTGTTGAAGTTTTAGAGCGTTTTAAAAAGGCAAATCCAAATCCGCGGGCAGAACTTGAATATGTAAATCCGTTTACGCTTTTGGTTTCCGTCGTTTTGAGCGCTCAAGCAACCGATAAATCTGTAAACATTGCGACGGCTCCTCTATATAAGATTGCCGATAATCCTCAAGCGATTCTTGACTTGGGCGAAGAAAAATTGGTTGGCTACATAAAATCGATTGGACTTTGGAAAAATAAATCGAAGAATATCATCGCTCTCTGTAAAAAATTGATAAGCGATTTTGGTGGCGAAGTTCCGCACGACAGAGAAAAATTGATGAGCTTGCCAGGCGTTGGAAGAAAAACTGCCAATGTTGTTTTAAATGTAATTTGGGGTGAACACACAATGCCTGTCGATACTCACCTTTTGCGATTTTGTCCAAAGGTTGGTCTTGCACAAGGTAAAAATCCTCAAGAGGTGGAAATGAGCCTTTTGGAGCGAATCCCCGATGAATATATGGTGCAGGCGCATCACTGGTTTTTATTGCACGGACGGTATGTCTGTACCGCAAGAAACCCAAAATGCAGTGAATGTATTTTAAATGACCTCTGCTGTCATAATGAGATACAATAA
- the metK gene encoding methionine adenosyltransferase: MSTSLKNNHYLFTSESVGEGHPDKLCDQISDAILDYCISLDPDVHVACETFSTTDFILVGGEIGFQKQNIDFAELNANIEKIARKVAVDIGYTSQEVGLDGNNCIFMNRMHAQSADINQGVVGKGLDEYEGQQGAGDQGMMFGFACNDTNALMPAPVYYSHQVLLKANELRHNGTIKWLRPDAKSQITVEYDETHRPVRIDTVVVSHQHNPDVDYKTIKETIIEQIIKPVLEPTGLLDSNTKFFINPTGKFVTGGPDGDAGLTGRKIIVDTYGGMGRHGGGAFSGKDPSKVDRSAAYMARYIAKNIVAAKLADRAEVELAYAIGVPFPVSIMIETFGTEKVEHSKIESAVKKVFDCTPAGIVKTLDLKKPIYQKTSNYGHFGREGFSWEQTDKIDLLKAELK, translated from the coding sequence ATGAGTACTAGTCTTAAAAATAATCACTATCTTTTTACATCAGAATCTGTGGGCGAAGGTCATCCTGATAAACTTTGCGATCAAATATCGGATGCGATTCTCGACTATTGTATTTCGCTTGATCCAGATGTTCATGTTGCATGCGAAACTTTTTCTACAACTGATTTTATATTAGTTGGTGGCGAAATCGGTTTTCAAAAGCAGAATATCGATTTTGCGGAATTAAATGCGAATATCGAAAAAATTGCTCGTAAAGTTGCAGTTGATATCGGCTATACTTCGCAAGAAGTTGGTTTGGACGGAAATAATTGCATATTTATGAATCGAATGCACGCTCAGTCTGCCGATATAAATCAAGGTGTTGTCGGCAAAGGTCTTGATGAATACGAAGGTCAGCAGGGGGCAGGAGATCAAGGAATGATGTTTGGTTTTGCTTGCAATGATACAAATGCTTTAATGCCAGCTCCTGTTTATTATTCTCATCAGGTTCTTTTAAAAGCAAATGAACTTCGCCACAACGGAACTATAAAATGGCTTCGTCCAGATGCAAAATCGCAGATTACTGTAGAATATGATGAAACACACAGACCTGTTAGAATAGACACAGTGGTTGTTTCTCATCAGCATAATCCAGATGTTGATTACAAAACTATAAAAGAAACAATAATTGAACAAATAATAAAGCCAGTTCTTGAGCCTACAGGGTTGCTCGACTCCAATACGAAATTTTTTATAAATCCAACTGGAAAATTCGTTACTGGCGGTCCTGACGGAGATGCAGGCCTTACAGGAAGAAAAATAATCGTAGACACTTATGGCGGGATGGGTCGTCATGGTGGTGGCGCTTTTTCTGGTAAAGACCCTTCAAAAGTAGACCGCTCGGCTGCGTATATGGCGCGCTACATTGCAAAAAATATTGTTGCAGCAAAACTTGCTGACCGTGCAGAAGTTGAACTTGCCTATGCGATTGGCGTTCCGTTCCCTGTTTCTATAATGATAGAAACTTTTGGCACAGAAAAAGTTGAACATTCAAAAATTGAAAGCGCTGTAAAAAAGGTTTTTGATTGCACTCCAGCAGGCATAGTTAAGACTTTGGATTTAAAGAAACCAATCTATCAAAAAACTTCAAATTACGGTCATTTTGGTCGAGAAGGATTTTCTTGGGAACAAACTGATAAGATTGATTTGCTAAAAGCAGAATTAAAATAA
- a CDS encoding isoamylase early set domain-containing protein: MAVKKDYSPDAKTCKVTFIVKKESLQGAQGVTIAGDFNSWSSTETPLKKEKNGSFSVTLELEAGKEYQYRYLLDGSRWENDWDADKYIPAPFSNTENSVVVCIPSDKDLKKTEKPRAASKKVTTKKPVKK, encoded by the coding sequence ATGGCAGTAAAAAAGGATTATTCACCAGACGCCAAAACTTGCAAAGTTACGTTCATCGTAAAAAAAGAATCATTGCAAGGCGCACAGGGTGTTACAATTGCAGGCGACTTTAACTCTTGGAGCAGTACAGAAACTCCTCTCAAAAAGGAAAAAAATGGTTCATTTTCGGTTACATTAGAACTTGAAGCAGGAAAGGAATATCAATATCGATATCTTTTAGATGGCAGCCGTTGGGAAAATGACTGGGATGCAGACAAGTATATTCCAGCTCCTTTTTCTAACACAGAAAATTCAGTAGTAGTTTGTATTCCTTCAGATAAAGATTTGAAAAAGACTGAAAAACCAAGAGCTGCATCTAAAAAAGTTACAACAAAGAAACCTGTAAAAAAATAA